The Candidatus Tanganyikabacteria bacterium sequence TTCCGGCTTCCACGGGAATGACGCAGGGCGAAGTCGTGCGAGGGCCGCTTTCAGGGCCTGCGCATGCCCCGCCGCCCTGCTTCCACTGCGGCCTGCCCGCGACCGCCGGCATCCGGGCCGAACTCGCGGGCCGCGCCGGCCCCTTCTGCTGCCGCGGCTGCCTGGCCGTCGCCGAGGCCATCGTGGCCGCCGTCGGCCTGGAGT is a genomic window containing:
- a CDS encoding heavy metal translocating P-type ATPase metal-binding domain-containing protein, with the translated sequence MTQGEVVRGPLSGPAHAPPPCFHCGLPATAGIRAELAGRAGPFCCRGCLAVAEAIVAAVGLE